One Arachis hypogaea cultivar Tifrunner chromosome 2, arahy.Tifrunner.gnm2.J5K5, whole genome shotgun sequence genomic window, CGAAGGGCaaatgatctttaaaatttcatatAAACCCAAGTTAATTAACATAAAGAGTGTAAAGGtgaaatgataaaaatatattttaaaatgtttttgtAATGTTAacgatattttattaaaaaattgtaaCTAATTTAGGAACttcattaaaatattaaattttaaaatgttagaacttattaaatatgataaattttaaaaaataaaaactaatgaaataatCTAACTTAAATAAATCttataaaataatagtttaaaaTTATGACGTACAGACATTGATATAGACACGATACAACATGACATATAgacatataaatttaaaatttttatgagatatgagaatataatatatatatatatatatatatacaatataaaatattttataaataaattgtaatgatattttagtattttattgatatgaaaatataaattaatttttttaattatttttatattttttattatataaagtatttaaaatattatatgtttTAATAATATATGAGTTAATACTCAATTTAACTCTTGAAATTTAAGGTTTGACTCAATTTGACCCTCAAGATTTTAATAGATTCAAACTGGATCCAAAATTTGTAATTATAGCTCGTATTAACTCTTAAGTTAATTTCCATTAACGACGTGTTAATTTGATACATTAACTCACTCTGATTTAGATTCTTCGCCCAGATTTCATGTGATAAAGACCTATTAGAATTTTTAGAAGCTTGAGTGCTGCTCACAAAGCCCCAGATTTTCCAAATTGAACTTGTTATTGTCGACTTCGTGAGGATGTTAGAAACCCAGTCAAATTTTAGTAGATCTAGTAGATCTCAGTCACATAAAACTTAGGTAAAGAATCCAAATTTTGGCAAATAGTTAATATGCAAAATTAATATGTCGATCACAAAAATTTGTTCAGGGACTGTCACGAGTTACTATTATAAATTTTAGGGTCCAAATTGAGTCAATTGTAATTTTAGAGATCAATTTGAGTTCGACTACAAATTTCAAGaaccaaattgagtattaactCAATAATACATActatttttaaactcatttcaatAGTACACGTTAAAAATATAGCTAGACATGCTTATATGTGATGGTGTTTAAATGTGCTCAAACgcgtttgaattttttttattaagataccaTTGAATACAGAAGACACACATATtaaacaaatattaataaaaattatattccaAATAGATAAGTTTTAGattatttttgactaatttattttagataccaaacattttcaaatatttaattgcatcaaaattcaactAATTGGATAAAAGACTACACAcatctaataaattaaaaaaattgataaatatacACTTGAATCCACTATAGCAACACATATAATGCACCTATATGTGCAAAGCCAAATAGTGATCTCAAAATTTAATGCAAGGTTGCTCCATGAAAACAACCTTCTCTTAAATGCATCATCTAACGCTTCCACCCACCCCACTCCCCCACTTCACCATTCTCCTTCCATCACCCAAATtctcttccttctccttccacaaaTGGATTATTCCCCTTTTTACCcctctctttttccttctttcccttcttcttcttctcctcctcctcctcccccaTGTCCTCTTTCTTTTCCTCTCCTCCACCGCCTCCACTGCCACCGCCACCACcatccgccgccgccgccgcctacGTCACCAACCTCGGATTCGGTTACTCCATAGCCATAGCACTCggcttcctcttcctcctctccacaATCATCCTCTCTTCCTACCTCTGCTGCCGCGCTCTCCGCCACAACAACGACAACAATAACCGCCGCAGGAACCAAAACGACGGTGTGGTTTTGCCACGTGTCATTTTCGTAGCTGAGAACGACGTTGAAAATAACCAGCCTGGTGGAGGAAACGACAGCGCCGTTTTGGGTCTGGACCAGATCGTAATTAACTCGTACCCTAAGTTTCAGTTTAACGGCAACAACGACGTCGATGTTGACAGCATGTGTTCGATTTGTTTGTGTGAGTACAAGGATTCGGAGATGCTGAGGATGATGCCGGAGTGTCACCACTGCTTCCACGTCTCATGTCTTGATTCGTGGCTCAAGCTTAATGGCTCTTGCCCTGTTTGCCGGAACTCTCCAATGCCGACGCCGCTACCCACGCCGCTGCAGGAGGTGGTGCCGCTCTCTCTCTATGCCGCTGATAGGAGGGGAAGGAGTTGAgttgagttgactttttttatttaacaaaaaaaaagtattttagtataaaaattagaatttaattttaatgcatgaGCATTTTTAACAGACCAATCAATTAAGTAATTGATCGTGTGAATAATCGTTCAAAAAAACGAATATAATTATATGATccgtgcatcaaaattaaattttaaaaattatacataGAAACATGTTTTTAGTTCTTTTCAATGGATGATTACTGGTTAGGTTGTTAGaatatataattttcatataaaaataatttgttatgtCAAGTAGTTTAATTTACAAAATTAGTTAGTAtgtttataaaaatactattctAACAATATTTATGTGAATATTGAATAGGCaccttttaatttataaaatctcaaaacTGTAGCTAGTTTTATAATTGTCTCTAATTGTAAATGTCTTTATGTTTATGTTCTGTTTTATACAACTATATATTAAACACATTGTTCTAAGATTTCTCTTCTTGTGATGAAGGTCTATAAGTATTTTTAGTTACTATGATAGTCATGTAGAGTGTATTCATTTTATACAATGCCAAGTAATTCATGTATGTACTTCATCGATTGGATCAATGTGTTAACATTCTAGATCTACTTGGTGGCATATATATGATCTAGTATATGGTGGGCATTATTATAAAATCGAGTATAATGAAAAATTTTTTgtcaagaaaaaattaaaagagtttTTGTTATGAAACATTATTCAATCTTTTATACTATAATTTTGCGATCTCAAATCTACAatctcaaaataaatataaagagatTATGCTATTTAAGTTATAGCTGGTTAACGTGTAATGTAAGAGTTTACTACTAGATAGCTAGGCTTGATGATGATTCAATGCAAGAAAGGGAGTTGACTCCCTTTTGACCTTTTAGGCATTTTCTTCAATCTTCATAATACTTTTTTGGGGTTTCTTGTGACATGGGTTTGTAACTTGCATTGGAAGTAGCTTTATTAGTTATTGCTAATCAAGAATTATGTTTATTATGCGGTGCACTCATGAAGAATTGCTTAGGCATTCATCAATAAATTGGATTTTAATGGAAGAGGGGATGGATAAAATTTGCAAAATCTTTTTATGTAATATAAGTACAATGAATTCGAACTTCTTGTAATATAGGATCATTCTTTGTTTTGGTTGATTTGACTTTAAGCTCTATTCTCCTTTCTTgtctattttttaatgatttttttaaagtaataagtcaaataagtttttaaattttttttcatagaCCTATAAGTCATAAAAGATACAAAAATAAGTACTTGAAAATTTTGTGATGGACtttgaaattattgaaaaaagatAAGCATCAATAAGTctctaaataattaaaatactagaCTTATAGATCCTAAAATTTTACAACCATAGAAATGATTCATCGTTTTATTAAGAACTTAATTATAAGTTCACCgttataatttttcataaatttacTCGATACTTTTCTTCGTGAACCTATAagtgctttgttttttttttttttccatgatATCCCTAAGTCCGATAGACTAAATACTAATTCGTCTTAGATTGAAATTTCATTTAAGGGTCTATTGTTGGCCAATGAATTGCTGCATGTATAAAGCGAAATTCGAATCCCAACACTTATTTAAGCGGACGAATGAGCTGACCACTCGGCTaatccaaattattttttttttttgactttgTACTTTTACTATTCCATAAAATTCTATAAATTCTGCAAAATTTTTGGTAAACCTACTCTTCTTGTTACTCTTTCAATTTTGGGGCCATCTTCAGAATAATAGTTAGTCAGTTACTGTTAGTAGTTGTTAGTAGGGTCCAGACCCATCTAGTTGTTGTGGTCATTAGTGGGAATCTTTGTATTATTTGAGGTATCACATTCATTCCCAGAACATGTGTTGTGTCCTGTTTTGTTGATAGCTACTTAGAATTAAATATTCAacttttatgataaaaaattgcATAGAATCATAGATATCCTACTTATTTGAGTAAATTTTATGATCACTTTTTGCTAATTGAAGTTGAGTATTTGTTAAGCGATCATCACTACATGACATTGCATCATCCACAAGGAAGCTTCTGATTTGTGTAGGAGACAGAAATTAATCATGGGttaaaaagagaaaaggaagaaaaccTCTATTCTATTTGTGTGGTTAATTAatcccattttaaatttttatgtatataatttttaaatttttacattaATCTTCCCTAATTTTATTTGTTCTCCTCTTCTAGAgttatatcttttttatattcATTCCCTCTAAAAAATTACTCTAACTCTGCCCCTATAGTTGTCATTGGTAATAGTGGTTTAAATTCCCAGTGATCGGAGATGATGAGATAaatatttgttttcattttttagaaatatataatcATAGAATTGTTTAATTCTATAATATTATATCTTtgccttttattttaaaatctctttttgtatttatttttgtatCTTGATCTCAAACATAAACCAAACCCTACCTATATAGTGTCAAACTCTCTTCATTATTAGCgttcttttcttgtttgttgtTGAACACCAAATGCGTGGAGCAcatggaaaaaaatattttgatgcttaagttagccaaacaataaaaattcaaaaaaaaattataaataaactgaGATTCCGATTATTGCAACAAAAATGTAACAATAAAAGAAGAATTAACGCAAAATTTGatcaaagagagaagaaaaagaacgatttaatgattttgaaattcaagGTACGTTGAACTCCACTCGTAACAAATTCAACCATTTTTTAGaccatttttagtaaaaaattcatctcaatttttatttatgacCCATCTGTCATAAAAAATAACTCTACCTCAACTTTTGCGTcataaaaagtaaataagaacTCAAAATATCTCTTTCTTCTCCATTAGGagaaactaactttagtccctattgtggtctcacttaattaattaattaattaaaatacttaaaattaatgtaattaatttttttcaataatataacttaaatttataaatttaaaaataattcactattaaaagatattaatattaaataaattcatatataacaataatacacaatatataatttgggattacactaatttgtaaaattacttaatacaaagaaaaacacaattaagctctatagttgacgacaagcattgtgaaattgccatatgtgttcaatcaagtcctctttcaattgtctATGTTGCTGTCTATTTCAAAATTGggcatttctttggagaaattgatggtatggtgcaaaatcttcttctcccaactgaggttgtgataagccattttcgatatcatcatactctaagccttgagcaaaatttcctgcataagtgtctctttcatcctcaacaatcatattatgcaatataatacaagctctcattatgttggcaagctttttcttttcccAAAAGCGAGCTGGACCACGTATAATTGCAAAGCGTGCTTGCAACACTCCAAATGCTCGCTCCACATCTtttctttgcccttcttggtattgtgcaaataacttgcgtTTATCTTCTTGTGGCTTTGAaattgatttgacaaatgtggcCCATTCAGGATAAATACCATCTGTTAAATAGTATCCCATAGTGtaattattaccattaatagtataatttacctCCGAAGCACGGTCATTTAGAATATCATCGAGCACTAGAGAACGATCTAACACGTTGATATCGTTATTTGAACAAAAAACTCTAAAGAACGAATGCCATATCCAAAGATCTGAAGATGCTACAACCTCAAGTACTATGGTTGCAACCCCACAataaccactcatgtacatacATTTTCACGCCTTTGGATAATTTTTCCATTGccaatgcatgcagtcaatgctacCCAACATGCCAGAAAAGCCACGACCCTCTGCCATTTGTAGTAGTCGTCGTACATCATTTGGATTCGGTTGTCGCAAGTATTCATCCTCGAACACCGAAATGgcaccttcaacaaatttttcAAGCATTTGATTGTAGTGCTCTCGCCTAtgcgcacataatcatcaacagcaTCAGCTGCTACGCCATATGCTAACATCCATATCGCAGCGGTACATTTTTGGAGTGGTGACAAGTctcttcttccagttgcatcAACCATCTGTTGAAAATACGGATAGACGTTTGAGAGAGCGTCTACTATCCGAAGGAACACATGTCTTCTCATTCGAAATCTCCATCGGAAAATGTTAGCATTATACACCGGTTCATCTGCAAAGTAATCTTGGAAAAGGCGATCATGTCCTGCTTCTCAATCTCTGTTGATCTATCTACGGGGAGTTGGGATAGAGATTCTatcgatatcttcttcttctgaatcttcGATTAAACCGTAAACACTCATCGATCCAATTATCTATGATTGTGTTATCTTGCCGTCTTCTTTTGCCAAACAAagcctcattaaacatatcatcaaaatttctatCCATAtctaaaaatgtaatttttagttCTCTTTCGAGGTGAGAAACAAGAGTTGAAGTGGAGTTGCAGAGTCAttgatagttgatatttataagtgtgtCTGCAATAAGTACATACTCCTCAACGTCTAGTTTTACAACGGCTACTTAACGACTAGTTTTGCAACGGTTATTTAACGGCTAATTTTGCAACGGTTACTTTCATGAACAATAACGGcacaataatattgactaatttaaaaaattacatcagaaataaataaaacaaactacaTCACATATCAGTAATatgcaataaaaataagaacataatACATAACTCTACGAATACAAAGAACCATTAAGTAAACCACTTGGTGATGATTTTCTCACATGCAATCTCATGAAGAGCTCGTCGTTTTTCACTCATTGTAGACGTGTCAGCATTAAGTATTTGCAAATccatttctcttttcctttccttggccatcctttccattttcttttccctttccttggccatcctttccatttccctttcttttgcatttatctccatttctttaatatacctctgagtttgtaatttttgttctttcattgccgcttgaatttgtaactccttctctttgattgccataatctttgctctatgttccctctcctcttctctttcttttttcctatccattagttccttttctctaacattcttaaTATCTTCCATGAGAAACAACTTTTTAACCaccaatgattttttttttcgctaAAATTTTTAGACATTTgtgctttttctttatcttttcgcTTGCTCTTTTTTGATCCTTGTGGGCAAATGGGAGAGTCCACACCGGGTTCATCAGCCAACGGTGTTTCTGGgtttgatgaggatgagtatGCTCTAGTTGCACTAACTTTGGTTTTCTTTGAGCCGCCACTCTGTGTAGGTAGTTGGCTTCTCCATTTTTGCTCCAACCGAAGCATGTTCCAATGCCTCTCAAAAGTGAATTTTTGACCATAATTTGTGGAATAAAGTTTATAGACAAACTCCTTTATATCATCAGCGTCAAACCACTCCTTATGTTTCGACTAGCTTGATCGTAGCAACCGGCAAATTGTGCAACAGCCTTGTTGATCTTATACCattgtttcttacatgcaactaCCCCCATTATGATGTCGGAACAAAATTCTACACAGTAATTATGAATTCGACTCCAAAATGTTTCTCCCTTTTGATCGGTACCAACTATAGGGTCAGTTGAAACATTTAACCATGCACTTATCAGCATCTCATCCTCTTTCCAATGCCAGTGTTGAATACTATCTTGCCTTCGatcttcaatatcatcatcattgaggTTGATAGCATCTAATCCATGAGGATTGGCAAAATCTGAATATTACGAATTTGGACTAAATTGTATAGGAGTCTGAGAGGATgggttagaagagccaccaacaccaGGTGAGTTATTTCTGTACGCACTAAATTAAGTTGGAAATGACAAGGAAGTTGGACTAACATTTTCGATGGAGGGGTTAAATATGGAAGAAAATGGAAAATGTGGTGTTTATGAATTTCGATTTTGTGGTTGGAATATaagaaattgattattataagaagcttgaaaattgaaattagaaagattttgtggatttggattttgaaatgtattcggtagtgtgaagttttgatttggaacttgagagtttgaggTTTGAGATGGTTAGGTATTTAGAATTTGAGaaagttttgtaagtaattgaagaaagagttgagttggtttgaatccatttttaaaaaaaaaattaccagaactttgatttcgtaaacttggaaaaagatggagaagagtagtagaaagtgtgagaatagaagtgtatctagctggtatatatagagtaacaaaatattaatttattaataataacagtAACAGAGTAACGACTAATTTTTAACTGCTAATTTTGCAATGACTAGTTTTACAAcggctaatttaatataataatataaataatattcaatattaattatgacataaataattaatataaattattaattaaataaaaatttaattatttaatttaattattatttaaataattaatataaattattaattaaataaaaatatagttatttaatataattaattattataattattattaaattaattattatttaattatttaatataattatttatttaaataataacttgCCAAATGACAAGTTATTATTTGCTACTTCCAGTCCCTACTCAGAGGGATTTTGTTCCATCGGACCTTGTGCAAGGACCAATTCCATTTTGTTCCAACGGACAGGAACTCGTTTGTGTCAGAAAAGGTTACCAAGACACTCACCGTTGGAGATGGTCTTAGAACAAGTCCAATGTATGAGCCCCAATTCTACTTTTTCTGACACAAAAAAGTTCTAGCTGTtggagcaaaagaagagaaggtCCCTACACGGATTTCTAGAGGAACCAGGCCCTTTGAATGGAGACTTTGAGAAGccaataataacttgccaaatggcaagttattatttaaataaataattatataaaattttaattaattatattaaataattatattataataaataattatatttttatttaattaataattaaaataattaattagattaaataattaaatttttatttaattaatgatttatattattatatttaattagccgttgcaaaactagccgttgcaaAATTAGCTGTTGAAAACTAGCTGTTACTatgttatcattattattaataaattaatattttgttaatctatatataccacttagataCACTTTTATTTTCACACTTTCTAttactcttcttcatcttcttccaagtttacgAAATTAAAGTTCtgctaatattattttttgtttcagaAAAATGGGGTTTCTGGTTCAAATAACGATATCAACGTGTTAAATTGTTCTCCAGTGTTCGATGATATTCTAAATGACCGTGCTCTGGaggtaaattatactattaatagtaataattatactatgggatactatttagcagatagtatttatcctgaatgggtcacatttgtcaaatcaatctcaaagctACAAGGAGAGAAACacaagttatttgcacaataccaagaagggcaaagaaaAGATGTGGAGCGAGCATTTGGAATGTTGCAAGCACGGTTTGCAATTATACGTGGTCCAGCTCGTTTTTGGGAAAAAAAGAAGTTTGCCaacataatgagagcttgtattatattgcataatatgattgttgaggatgaaagagacacttatgctggaaaattttgctcaaggcttagagtatgatgatgtcgaaaatggcttatcacaacctcagctgggagaagaagattttgcaccataccatcaatttctccaaagaaatgTCCAACTTTGAAATAGGCAGCAGCATagacaattgaaagaggacttgattgaacacatatgacAATTTCACAATGATTATCGTCAATTATagagtttaattatgtttttctttgtattaagtaattttacaaattagtgtaaccccgaattatatattgtgtattattgttatatatgaatttatttaatattaatatcttttaatagtgaattatttttaaatttaaattttaaattacattattgaaaaaatttaattacattaatttcaagtattttaattaattaattaaataggatCACAACAGGAACTatagttagttcctcctaatggagaagagagagatgcttttgagttcctatttactgtttatgacgcaaaagctgatgtggagttactttttatgacaggtggaccATAAACAGAAATTGGGATGAATTTTCTGCTGGAGATGGTCTTAGGTCCCATTATCCCTCCTCTCTCACTATATTCCCCTCGggacctaactaactctctccatCCCATGTTTATTGTGCACGGACACTCACTTTCCTACTTGGTAGTCCTTGGTCTAATACGGAGCTTGTCTTACTCTCTTATTTCTggattttgattttctaaattttgaatcaagAGAGAAAATATTCAAGGATGAGATATCATACTTTATTCTAttaagtaaaaattcaaaatttaaaagatctaaattttctatttctaattGGACTTGCTACTTCTTGCCCTTCTTTGGCAGGTGCATAAGCTGGGTTTTCCATTGGGCCTTCCATCGAGTCAGTTTGCTGAACCGGATTAGAGTTGACGTTCGCATTAACTATCCCCTGCTCGATAAACACCTTGTCCTCAAGGTCAAGATCTAAGAACAAACGTTAGAGCTCATCCTTGTCGATCCAACTTGTCTCTTCGGGAGGTGACCCTGCCCATTCCAGCAACACCTGTTCGATCGGCGCCCCCTCTCACGTAACGATGTGACGTCCGATTATCGGCTTATCGCAGTTGGGAGGGACTGGAAGGTCGTGGACGTCGTTGTTAAAGCCGGACTT contains:
- the LOC112732937 gene encoding RING-H2 finger protein ATL67; the encoded protein is MSSFFSSPPPPPLPPPPPSAAAAAYVTNLGFGYSIAIALGFLFLLSTIILSSYLCCRALRHNNDNNNRRRNQNDGVVLPRVIFVAENDVENNQPGGGNDSAVLGLDQIVINSYPKFQFNGNNDVDVDSMCSICLCEYKDSEMLRMMPECHHCFHVSCLDSWLKLNGSCPVCRNSPMPTPLPTPLQEVVPLSLYAADRRGRS